A window of the Bacteroidales bacterium genome harbors these coding sequences:
- a CDS encoding acyl carrier protein, whose amino-acid sequence MKDKVADKLNQIFRKVFKDNGINITNEMSAKDVEKWDSLSHLILISTIESEFGIKFKLKELIAMKNVGDLIQNINSKI is encoded by the coding sequence ATGAAAGATAAAGTTGCTGATAAGTTAAATCAAATATTCAGAAAAGTTTTTAAAGACAATGGTATTAATATTACTAATGAAATGTCTGCGAAAGATGTCGAAAAATGGGATTCCTTGAGTCATCTGATTTTGATTTCAACAATAGAAAGTGAGTTCGGAATTAAATTTAAATTAAAAGAATTAATAGCGATGAAAAATGTAGGCGATTTAATTCAAAATATAAATTCTAAAATATAA
- a CDS encoding GNAT family N-acetyltransferase, translating to MKKNIIIRKAEEKDIDFLIKAIIEAEKSGTDKISYCNIFSASESELKNILKEILIEDIEGQELCISGFLIAEIDGKYAGAICSWLECKNDVQSKFIKSNILFHYFGKERCDNAAANFEFLEDLHIEREKNCLQIESVYVENEFRGMGICKELIKEHIKKHSAQNSSFKKVQIILAKTNKNAYKAYKKLGFEIVQGKFSDNKKILSILPSNRMILMECNIEKLKD from the coding sequence ATGAAAAAAAACATAATAATTCGCAAGGCAGAAGAAAAAGACATTGATTTTCTTATAAAAGCCATAATTGAAGCCGAAAAGAGCGGAACCGATAAAATAAGTTACTGCAACATATTTAGTGCAAGCGAAAGCGAATTAAAAAATATTCTAAAAGAAATTCTTATCGAAGACATAGAAGGACAAGAACTCTGCATTTCGGGTTTTTTGATTGCCGAGATTGATGGAAAATATGCAGGAGCAATATGTTCATGGCTCGAATGCAAAAACGATGTTCAAAGTAAATTCATAAAATCAAATATTTTATTTCATTATTTTGGAAAAGAACGTTGCGACAATGCTGCCGCCAATTTCGAATTTCTTGAAGATTTACATATTGAACGTGAAAAAAATTGTTTGCAGATTGAATCAGTTTATGTTGAAAATGAATTCAGAGGAATGGGTATTTGCAAAGAATTAATTAAAGAACATATAAAAAAACATTCTGCCCAAAATTCTTCATTTAAAAAAGTACAGATTATTCTGGCTAAAACAAACAAAAATGCATACAAAGCATATAAAAAACTCGGGTTTGAAATAGTGCAGGGAAAATTTTCGGATAATAAAAAAATACTTAGTATATTGCCGTCCAATAGGATGATTTTAATGGAATGCAATATTGAAAAATTGAAAGATTAA
- a CDS encoding AMP-binding protein — protein MKTLEKIKKSCERFPEKNAFFINNKFYTYRGFSQIVSNIKYSIEKEETKKGSLIGIIINDDIYTYSSIFAVLFSGNAFVPISPNNPIDRNINIIEQSEIKILLSSEKNSEFENNEKLKALKILDTTQIENKLLSFDISNISENKLAYLLFTSGSTGVPKGVPITRKALDSFVDAFFALGYKIDENDKFLQMFDLTFDLSIMSYVIPLCIGACVYPVSSKGIKYTGVYDILETHEITFALMVPSILSFLRSYFKDIKLEKLRYSLFCGEALYNDIVGEWSECVPNALIQNVYGPTEATIFCLTYNWNKKYSDEKSFNGIVSIGKPMNNISAIIIGEDLKFVPDGEKGELCLSGNQLTEGYWKAPEKNNESFFKSEKNSEKFYRTGDICFIDKDGDFAYCGRLDNQIKIQGFRVELSEIEHHVRQITGLANVAAIPLVNKFGNTEIYLFVENYKNDTNKIHEYLKSKIPQYMLPVDISSIPVFPLTTNGKINRKVLLELIKLN, from the coding sequence TTGAAAACACTCGAAAAAATAAAAAAATCATGCGAAAGATTTCCTGAAAAAAATGCTTTTTTTATTAATAATAAATTTTATACTTATAGAGGATTTTCACAAATAGTAAGTAATATAAAATATTCAATTGAAAAGGAAGAAACTAAAAAAGGCAGTTTAATTGGTATAATTATTAACGACGATATTTATACTTATTCTTCAATTTTTGCAGTTTTATTTTCAGGAAATGCATTTGTTCCAATAAGTCCAAATAATCCTATTGACAGAAATATTAATATTATTGAACAATCGGAAATAAAAATTTTACTTTCAAGTGAAAAAAATTCTGAATTTGAAAACAATGAAAAATTAAAAGCTTTAAAAATATTAGATACAACCCAAATTGAAAATAAATTACTATCCTTCGACATTTCAAATATTTCAGAAAACAAATTAGCATATTTATTGTTTACTTCGGGAAGCACAGGAGTACCAAAAGGTGTACCTATTACAAGAAAAGCATTAGATTCATTTGTTGATGCGTTCTTTGCTTTGGGTTATAAAATTGATGAGAATGATAAATTTTTACAAATGTTCGATTTAACGTTTGACTTGTCAATTATGAGTTATGTTATTCCGCTTTGCATTGGAGCATGTGTATATCCGGTTTCATCAAAAGGAATTAAATATACCGGTGTTTATGATATTCTTGAAACGCATGAAATAACTTTTGCCCTGATGGTTCCATCAATTTTGTCGTTCCTGCGTTCTTATTTCAAAGACATAAAACTCGAAAAACTCAGATATTCTCTTTTTTGCGGTGAAGCATTATATAATGATATTGTAGGAGAATGGTCGGAATGTGTTCCAAATGCATTAATTCAAAATGTTTACGGTCCCACTGAAGCAACTATTTTTTGCCTCACTTACAACTGGAATAAAAAATATTCTGATGAAAAATCTTTCAATGGAATTGTCAGCATTGGAAAACCAATGAACAATATTTCTGCAATTATTATTGGTGAAGATTTAAAGTTTGTACCAGATGGAGAAAAAGGAGAATTATGTTTATCGGGAAATCAACTCACAGAAGGTTATTGGAAAGCTCCTGAAAAAAATAATGAATCATTTTTTAAATCAGAAAAAAATAGTGAAAAGTTTTACCGGACCGGAGACATTTGTTTTATTGATAAAGATGGTGATTTTGCATATTGCGGAAGATTGGATAACCAAATAAAAATTCAGGGATTTCGTGTTGAACTCAGCGAAATAGAACATCATGTACGACAAATAACAGGATTGGCAAATGTTGCCGCAATTCCTCTTGTAAACAAATTCGGAAATACTGAAATTTATTTATTTGTTGAAAACTACAAAAATGATACTAATAAAATTCATGAATATCTGAAATCAAAAATTCCACAGTATATGCTTCCTGTTGATATTTCATCAATACCGGTTTTCCCTTTAACAACAAATGGAAAAATAAACAGGAAAGTATTATTGGAATTAATTAAATTAAATTGA
- a CDS encoding metallophosphoesterase: MYSKFIIAFSIIAIVFFLFDLYIYHAFRYFFEKSFQHSKKLFKKIFWFISALCFILNVAAILSNHGLGRIISNSILIFFILIYIPKIFMLIPLLLDDLRRLAIFVYRKFRMGKTNRLRFLLKTSLFTGISVFVLLSYSIFFGNDNFKIKRHTIYFKNLPSAFNGKKIALFSDIHCSNVVMKSTVNHIIEAMLNEHPDMIFFLGDLVVYETSETKEFVEIFKKVKAPLGVYSILGNHDYGDYSHWKSEKEKEKNLEDLKMTIKNFDWNLLLNKNNLIGIKGDTIAIIGTENWGNIHRFPRKGNIIAAYTGTENALFRILLTHDPSYWNTGILPKYKNIDITFSGHTHAFQFGFEIGKYKWSPAKYLYEFWDGLYNAGEQYLYVNRGMGNVGIPGRLGMFPEITIIELRVKK; the protein is encoded by the coding sequence ATGTATTCAAAATTTATCATAGCTTTTTCAATTATTGCAATAGTTTTCTTTTTGTTCGATTTGTACATTTATCATGCATTTCGGTATTTTTTTGAAAAGTCATTTCAACACTCAAAGAAATTATTTAAAAAAATATTCTGGTTTATTTCAGCTTTATGTTTTATTTTAAATGTAGCTGCAATTCTTTCAAATCACGGTTTAGGAAGAATTATAAGTAATTCCATTCTTATTTTTTTTATCCTGATTTATATTCCCAAAATATTCATGCTCATTCCTTTGCTTCTTGATGATTTAAGAAGATTAGCAATTTTTGTTTACAGAAAATTCAGAATGGGAAAAACAAACAGATTGCGGTTCCTATTAAAAACATCATTGTTTACAGGCATCTCAGTTTTTGTTTTGTTGAGTTATTCGATTTTTTTTGGAAATGATAATTTTAAAATAAAAAGACATACTATTTATTTTAAAAATCTTCCATCTGCTTTCAATGGTAAAAAAATTGCGTTGTTTTCAGATATTCATTGCTCTAATGTTGTTATGAAAAGTACTGTTAATCATATAATTGAAGCGATGCTGAATGAACATCCCGATATGATATTTTTTCTTGGTGATTTGGTTGTTTATGAAACATCAGAAACAAAAGAGTTTGTTGAAATTTTTAAAAAAGTAAAAGCTCCGCTTGGTGTTTATTCAATTCTGGGAAATCATGATTACGGCGATTATTCTCATTGGAAATCAGAAAAAGAAAAAGAAAAAAATCTTGAAGATTTAAAAATGACAATAAAAAATTTCGACTGGAATTTATTATTAAATAAAAACAATCTAATAGGAATCAAAGGAGATACAATAGCCATTATAGGAACTGAAAACTGGGGTAATATTCACAGGTTTCCAAGGAAAGGCAATATTATTGCAGCTTATACGGGAACTGAAAATGCTCTTTTCAGAATTTTATTAACACACGACCCGAGTTATTGGAATACAGGAATTCTGCCTAAATATAAAAACATTGATATTACTTTTTCCGGTCATACTCATGCTTTTCAGTTTGGTTTTGAAATCGGAAAATATAAATGGAGTCCTGCAAAATATTTATATGAATTCTGGGATGGATTGTACAATGCCGGAGAGCAATATCTTTATGTCAACAGGGGAATGGGAAACGTGGGAATACCCGGACGACTTGGTATGTTTCCCGAAATAACAATTATAGAATTAAGAGTTAAAAAGTAA
- a CDS encoding putative porin, producing MTPLFFKKLFFLAIIFFLFAGTILGKDKKDSAKIKNDSIKTKYFFENSLQNKKVKLKSVDTDLVNIQIFNPVYKTDNFYRSLGNLSSPYFPLSFSFDYFDYSDFGKNPYSIYCIKNDSVKYFNTDKAFTELYYVNGMKKENIFHVFHTQNLSRNFNVGLNYQVINAPGYFFHQRTDCSNFLLFGHYFSKNRRYQFLFNGILDKIKIQENGGIVNDTAFEKGLNTDFMLYAANLTDAQNLIRRKSFYLKQFYDISVEKKYKLINDTTKKKYVIPKQRISHSLFIEEKSFIYSDNSDTSNIFYKNYFITKNSTFDSINIIKLENSLNWNIFEKDSSKNIFGKININVGCKHQLFELFQTYTGVDTVFQNVFSDLAVYSGNEKKLFWKIKGEYGINGYNAGDYNAEITLAKYFNKDSSNCSAVILNGGISNSTPEYFLQHYKSNHFTWNNNFEKYNKAYSGLSFSYKSLILKLDYYMLKKIICFNAFALPYQTSLPINVVKSEIVKNFKLGKFHFDNHLVYQYSDVENIIRIPEFITKNSFYVNFKMFKKALLTSLGIDILYYSGYYANSYMPATSIFYPQYEKETGNYPFVDFFFIAKIKRARIFVKSEHLNAGLNGYDFYNFLHYPSPSRTFKFGISWIMLN from the coding sequence ATGACTCCGTTATTTTTTAAAAAATTATTTTTTCTGGCGATAATATTTTTTTTATTTGCCGGAACTATACTTGGAAAAGATAAAAAGGATTCGGCAAAAATCAAAAACGATTCCATCAAAACAAAATATTTTTTTGAAAACTCATTGCAAAATAAGAAAGTTAAGCTAAAATCAGTTGACACGGATTTAGTAAATATTCAAATTTTTAATCCCGTATATAAAACCGACAACTTTTACAGAAGTTTGGGAAATCTTAGTTCGCCTTATTTTCCTTTAAGCTTTTCCTTTGATTATTTTGATTATTCTGATTTTGGCAAAAATCCATATTCAATATACTGCATTAAAAACGACAGCGTAAAATATTTTAATACCGACAAAGCATTTACCGAATTATATTATGTTAACGGAATGAAAAAAGAAAATATTTTTCATGTTTTTCACACCCAGAATTTGAGCAGAAATTTTAATGTTGGTTTAAATTATCAGGTTATAAATGCACCAGGATACTTTTTTCATCAGAGAACGGACTGTTCGAATTTTCTGCTGTTTGGACATTATTTTTCAAAAAACAGGCGATATCAGTTTTTGTTCAACGGCATACTTGATAAAATAAAAATTCAGGAAAACGGAGGTATCGTAAATGATACTGCATTTGAAAAAGGTTTGAATACCGACTTTATGCTTTATGCCGCTAATCTCACAGATGCTCAGAATTTAATAAGAAGAAAAAGTTTTTATTTAAAACAATTTTATGATATATCGGTTGAAAAAAAATATAAACTCATTAATGATACTACTAAAAAAAAATATGTAATTCCGAAACAAAGAATTTCACATTCCTTATTTATTGAAGAAAAATCTTTTATTTATTCCGATAATTCCGATACAAGCAACATTTTCTATAAAAATTATTTTATAACAAAAAATTCCACATTCGACTCCATAAATATTATTAAACTCGAAAATTCACTGAACTGGAATATTTTTGAAAAGGATTCTTCTAAAAATATTTTCGGAAAAATAAATATAAATGTTGGCTGCAAACATCAGTTATTCGAGCTATTTCAAACATATACCGGAGTTGATACGGTTTTTCAGAATGTTTTTTCCGATTTAGCAGTTTATTCGGGAAATGAAAAAAAATTATTCTGGAAAATAAAGGGAGAATATGGAATAAACGGCTATAATGCGGGCGACTATAATGCAGAAATTACTCTTGCAAAATATTTTAACAAGGACTCTTCAAATTGCTCGGCTGTGATTTTAAACGGCGGCATTTCAAATTCCACACCGGAATATTTTTTGCAGCATTACAAATCAAATCATTTTACATGGAACAATAATTTTGAAAAATATAACAAAGCATATTCGGGCTTGTCGTTTTCATATAAAAGTTTAATTCTGAAACTTGATTATTACATGCTCAAAAAAATTATTTGTTTTAATGCATTTGCTCTTCCTTATCAAACGAGCTTACCAATAAATGTTGTTAAAAGCGAAATTGTTAAAAATTTTAAACTCGGTAAATTTCATTTCGACAATCATTTGGTTTATCAATATTCCGATGTCGAAAATATTATCAGAATACCTGAATTTATTACAAAAAATTCATTTTATGTCAATTTTAAAATGTTTAAAAAAGCTTTACTAACTTCTTTAGGAATTGATATTTTATATTACTCGGGATATTATGCAAATTCATATATGCCTGCAACTTCAATATTTTATCCTCAGTATGAAAAAGAAACAGGAAATTATCCTTTTGTTGATTTTTTCTTTATAGCGAAAATAAAGCGCGCAAGAATTTTTGTAAAATCAGAACATTTAAATGCCGGACTTAACGGGTATGATTTTTATAATTTTCTTCATTATCCATCACCTTCACGAACATTCAAATTCGGAATTTCATGGATAATGCTGAATTGA
- a CDS encoding energy transducer TonB produces MKRKLFFILFFLFILNASAQNQNSKNTKTSESKVSQKNIKSSKNNEYNQNMNVELQKEPMYPQGEKALYEYFYYNIKYSDEAKAKKINGEVIVSFDVAIDSTLKNIQIFKRVGFGIDEEIIRLLKPLKYAPAIQNDVPVKMNVVITVPVRADH; encoded by the coding sequence ATGAAAAGAAAATTATTTTTTATTTTGTTTTTCCTCTTTATTTTGAATGCTTCTGCACAAAATCAAAATAGTAAAAATACAAAAACTTCTGAAAGCAAGGTAAGTCAAAAAAACATCAAAAGCTCGAAGAACAACGAATACAATCAGAATATGAATGTAGAACTTCAGAAAGAACCTATGTATCCGCAAGGAGAAAAAGCTTTGTATGAATATTTTTATTATAATATAAAATATAGTGACGAAGCTAAAGCAAAAAAGATAAACGGAGAAGTTATTGTTAGTTTTGATGTGGCTATTGACAGCACTTTGAAAAACATTCAAATATTTAAAAGAGTTGGTTTCGGTATTGATGAAGAAATTATTCGTTTACTGAAACCGTTAAAATATGCTCCGGCTATTCAAAATGATGTGCCTGTTAAAATGAATGTTGTTATAACTGTTCCTGTCAGAGCAGACCATTAA
- a CDS encoding nucleotidyl transferase AbiEii/AbiGii toxin family protein: MEIHWDILDNKRKSILPLFKHFADEGFYLAGETGLALQIGHRDSIDFDFFKKDDYDTVVLIKKLEAVFKNHKLSITQQDKNTVSCSIDNNIRLSFFSYNYELLKPLIRTGYFAIASIEDIACMKLSAIMSRAVEKDYVDLYFILQKISLDDLLDYCKKKYRSLDEMMILKSLPFFEDVQKEHILFKE; this comes from the coding sequence ATGGAAATTCATTGGGATATTCTCGACAATAAAAGAAAATCTATCCTTCCTCTTTTTAAGCATTTTGCAGACGAAGGATTTTATCTTGCCGGAGAAACAGGCTTGGCTCTCCAGATAGGTCATAGGGACAGCATTGATTTTGATTTTTTTAAAAAAGATGATTATGATACTGTTGTCTTAATAAAGAAACTTGAGGCAGTTTTTAAAAATCATAAACTTTCCATTACCCAGCAGGATAAAAATACTGTTTCCTGTTCTATTGACAATAACATTCGGTTAAGTTTTTTTAGTTATAATTATGAACTGCTGAAGCCCTTGATTAGAACGGGCTATTTTGCAATAGCTTCTATTGAAGATATTGCCTGTATGAAACTATCAGCGATTATGAGCCGGGCAGTAGAGAAGGACTATGTGGATTTGTATTTTATCCTGCAAAAAATTTCTTTGGATGACTTACTTGATTACTGCAAGAAAAAATACCGCTCTTTGGATGAGATGATGATATTAAAATCTCTTCCTTTCTTTGAAGATGTGCAAAAAGAACATATTTTATTCAAAGAATGA
- a CDS encoding type IV toxin-antitoxin system AbiEi family antitoxin has product MKLVNKKELFEKWIGAYDTRLKPAIHIGDFTFFDKNKFAKWKKMQLKTYETLWGGEPAGNLLTNYLNPEILTIYTDENKQKLIPQFGLIPTPNGNVRIYKKFWKDKFDSKIVPPLLVYADLINTGDKRCIETAGYINFSDKFDAKISIHGFQEAYENSVMTNISGEELKVASLSGLCILKLIAWADKPFERETDIQDISNIIQHFFDIESEEIYRQHLDLFEGDDFDKMIAGARVLGRQINKTLSSSVKVKKLIIEILEPNIQDAESSRIGTIIAKDLGITAEKSVFILKELLNGLND; this is encoded by the coding sequence ATGAAGCTTGTAAATAAAAAAGAACTTTTTGAAAAATGGATAGGAGCTTATGATACCCGTTTAAAACCTGCAATTCATATTGGTGATTTTACGTTTTTTGATAAAAATAAATTTGCTAAATGGAAGAAGATGCAATTAAAAACATACGAAACTCTTTGGGGTGGAGAGCCGGCAGGTAATTTACTGACAAACTATCTTAACCCGGAAATATTAACTATTTACACCGATGAAAATAAGCAAAAGCTCATCCCACAATTTGGCTTAATTCCCACTCCCAATGGGAATGTTCGCATCTATAAAAAATTTTGGAAAGATAAATTTGATAGCAAAATAGTTCCGCCTTTACTGGTATATGCAGATTTAATTAACACAGGAGACAAAAGATGCATAGAAACAGCCGGCTATATAAATTTTAGCGATAAATTCGATGCAAAAATATCTATACACGGTTTTCAGGAAGCATATGAAAACTCTGTAATGACAAACATTTCAGGCGAAGAATTAAAAGTTGCATCATTGTCAGGTTTATGTATTCTTAAACTAATTGCTTGGGCAGATAAACCATTTGAAAGAGAAACGGACATTCAGGATATCAGCAATATAATTCAGCATTTTTTCGATATTGAATCAGAAGAGATTTACCGCCAGCATTTGGATTTATTCGAAGGTGATGACTTTGATAAAATGATTGCCGGTGCTCGTGTGCTTGGCAGACAAATCAATAAAACCCTTTCAAGTTCAGTAAAAGTAAAGAAGCTTATAATTGAAATACTTGAGCCAAATATACAAGATGCTGAAAGCAGTAGAATAGGAACAATAATTGCTAAAGATTTAGGCATTACAGCAGAGAAATCTGTATTTATTCTAAAAGAACTGCTTAATGGGTTAAATGATTAA
- a CDS encoding TonB-dependent receptor, with the protein MKKYIFIFATILYSIFAFSQNITVVDKITRQPIPGIVVHSKDLKVSATTNANGQVNISAFKGKDSIYFHHMVYTKKAFSYAQIEAMKFNVELSEITISLNELVVSANRWEEEQIEIPYRIEKINAKEVSFQNPQTSADLLGSGGYAYIQKSQLAGGSPSLRGFATNRIMLVVDGVRMNNAIFRTGNLQNIISIDAASIENTEILFGPGAVMYGSDAIGGVMDFHTLQPKLADSSKKLLFKGNVFGRFSSANTEKTYHLDFNIGLKKLSFVTSFSQADYGDLRAGTYGNSYFLRPVYQKTINGIDSQLVNTDKQLQISSGYSQTNLMQKIRFKPNESWDFDYAIHYSATSDAPRYDRLYLDGNNDGKLDNAQWYYGPQKWMMNRIGITNSKPNKLYNQLRFVAAMQNYEESRHDRKFNNKKLRNQTETVDALSFNLDMDKRIGKKATLFYGAEVLNNSVGSVANKVHIETGAEEPTNTRYPNGSTWQAYGAYTSLKYKFNPKWIMSTGLRYSYYIIEADFDTTMFPFPFTHAENSNGALNGSLGFVYSPNQTWQMYINGSTGFRAPNIDDIGKVFSSEPGSVVVPNTNLSPEYAYNGEIGTAKTFGNFLKVDFATYYTLLNNALARRNFQFNGQDSIIYDGDMSRVQAIQNITKAYVYGIQAGADISFGKGIGLRTTICYQQGEEQSEDSLIYYPISHIAPMFGSTHLTYERKKLKLDFYASYNSKMDYKDLPLADRIDNTPYAKDANGLPFVPGWYTLNFKVAFYFNKYLGLNAGVENITDQLYRPFGSGISAPGRNFIVTLRANI; encoded by the coding sequence ATGAAAAAATATATATTTATTTTTGCAACAATTTTGTATTCGATTTTTGCGTTTTCGCAAAATATCACTGTGGTTGACAAAATCACACGGCAACCTATTCCCGGTATCGTAGTACATTCCAAAGATTTAAAAGTTTCTGCCACTACAAATGCTAATGGGCAAGTTAACATTTCAGCTTTTAAGGGCAAAGACAGTATTTATTTCCATCATATGGTCTATACAAAAAAAGCATTCAGTTATGCTCAGATTGAAGCAATGAAATTTAATGTGGAGTTAAGTGAAATAACCATATCATTAAATGAGCTTGTAGTTTCAGCCAACAGATGGGAAGAGGAACAAATTGAAATTCCTTATCGTATTGAAAAAATAAACGCTAAAGAGGTTTCGTTCCAGAATCCACAAACATCGGCGGACCTTTTAGGTTCGGGTGGGTATGCATATATACAAAAAAGCCAGTTAGCTGGAGGATCACCAAGCTTGCGTGGGTTTGCTACAAACAGAATAATGCTGGTAGTAGATGGTGTTCGTATGAACAACGCTATTTTTCGTACAGGAAATCTTCAGAATATTATTTCTATTGATGCTGCATCTATTGAAAATACAGAAATACTTTTTGGTCCGGGAGCAGTGATGTATGGTAGTGATGCAATAGGCGGAGTAATGGATTTTCATACTTTGCAACCAAAACTCGCAGATAGTTCAAAAAAACTATTATTTAAAGGAAATGTATTCGGACGTTTTTCGTCTGCCAATACAGAAAAAACATATCATCTTGATTTTAATATTGGACTAAAAAAGCTATCTTTTGTTACAAGTTTCAGTCAAGCAGATTATGGTGACTTACGAGCAGGGACTTATGGTAATTCTTATTTCTTACGACCGGTTTATCAGAAAACAATAAACGGAATTGATTCACAATTAGTAAATACAGATAAGCAATTGCAAATTAGTTCCGGATACAGTCAAACGAACTTAATGCAAAAGATTCGTTTTAAACCCAACGAATCATGGGATTTTGATTATGCAATTCATTATTCTGCAACGTCAGATGCTCCTCGTTATGACAGATTATATTTAGATGGCAACAATGACGGCAAACTTGATAATGCACAATGGTATTACGGTCCGCAAAAATGGATGATGAATCGAATTGGTATTACAAATTCAAAACCAAATAAACTTTATAATCAGTTGCGTTTTGTGGCAGCAATGCAGAATTACGAAGAAAGCCGTCACGACAGAAAATTCAATAATAAAAAACTTCGTAATCAGACAGAAACTGTTGACGCTCTTTCATTCAATCTCGATATGGATAAAAGAATTGGTAAAAAAGCAACTTTATTTTATGGAGCTGAAGTACTTAATAATTCAGTTGGTTCGGTTGCAAATAAAGTGCATATCGAAACAGGAGCAGAAGAACCAACCAACACACGTTATCCTAATGGTTCAACATGGCAAGCATACGGCGCATATACAAGTTTGAAATACAAATTTAATCCTAAATGGATTATGAGTACGGGTTTGCGTTACAGCTATTATATAATTGAAGCTGATTTTGACACAACTATGTTCCCATTTCCATTTACTCATGCTGAAAATAGCAATGGAGCACTAAATGGAAGTTTGGGTTTCGTTTATAGTCCGAATCAAACATGGCAAATGTATATCAATGGGTCAACAGGTTTTCGTGCACCTAATATTGATGACATAGGCAAAGTGTTTTCGTCTGAACCAGGCTCTGTAGTAGTACCTAATACCAATTTAAGTCCCGAATATGCTTATAACGGAGAAATTGGAACAGCAAAAACATTTGGCAATTTTTTGAAGGTTGATTTTGCCACATATTATACATTGCTAAATAATGCACTTGCTCGCAGAAATTTTCAGTTTAATGGACAAGACAGCATAATTTATGATGGAGATATGAGTCGGGTGCAGGCAATACAAAATATTACAAAAGCTTATGTTTACGGTATTCAGGCAGGAGCTGATATCAGTTTCGGTAAAGGAATCGGATTAAGAACTACTATTTGTTATCAGCAAGGCGAAGAACAAAGCGAAGATAGTTTGATTTATTACCCAATATCGCATATTGCTCCGATGTTTGGAAGTACTCATTTAACCTATGAACGTAAAAAGCTTAAACTCGATTTTTATGCGTCATATAACAGCAAAATGGATTATAAAGACCTTCCTTTAGCAGACCGTATCGATAACACTCCTTACGCTAAAGATGCCAATGGTCTTCCTTTTGTTCCCGGATGGTACACATTAAATTTTAAAGTAGCATTTTATTTTAACAAATATTTAGGATTGAATGCCGGAGTTGAAAACATAACAGACCAGCTATATCGTCCTTTTGGTTCCGGAATAAGTGCACCTGGAAGAAATTTTATAGTAACTCTGAGAGCAAATATTTAA